The genomic window TGGGATTTTGCGGACATATTTTAAGTGTTATTTGTTCGTTGGTATAATTGTTTAACACATAGAAACATAGATTCAGAGTGATCTAAAAAGGCGTTTCACTTGTTTTCAAGCAATCATTAACTATGTGGAAGAAATCTATTTCTCTTTGGTATTCTTTAATTTTTCTAGAGAAACTATGTTTCTATGTGTTAAAAAAATAAGTCATTTCTAATGGGGAATTAGTAATGAAATTTTTATCTAAACCATTCGGGTTTATAGATTTTGTAGATGAATCTTCCAAGTAAAAAAAGAAGAATAATAAGCAGCAATCTTCCTAGCCAGATTTGGACTTTCTGCCAAAAAGTGAGATAGTTGGTAAACTCAGTAATTGTAATCGTTTTTTCTTGGACATTTTTAACTTGTTTCGATTTCCAATGTGCATAGAGTTCTTGTTCTTTCAGTTGGCAGTCTACTTGAAGTTTATTGTTATCAAGACGAACCTTTGGGCTTTTTAATGTACGCCCTGGTTCGGCCTGAATAACATTTTTAAGAACTACTTTTCCGTTAAGGCATTCTAATAATGCATTGTACGAACTACTGTCTTTTGCGATTTTAAAGGTGGTATCGTGTAAAGTTTCGGTAATAGTAATCGTCTGGGTTTTGTTTTCATTTTGCACCGGTTTCGGACTTCGGCATGAAATCATGATCAGGATAATGAAAAGAGAAAAAATTAGACATTTTAGTTTTTTAGTCATAAGTAAATTGGGTTTATAAGTTTTGGTTTTAGAGTCTTAAAAAGCCTTTAATGCTTTTTATATCGCGTTTTCTTCTGGCTACTTTATAGCCTTCTCGACCTCCAGAATCGTTGGTGTTTCCTTCAATGGTATAAATTGTATTTCCGGTAATCTTCTCGACAAATCCGGCGTGACCAGTACCGTTATTAAAATCCATAATGAAAACATCTCCAGGCTGAGGTGTTTTTTTTACCAAAAGCGGTCTAGAATTGTATTGATCTAAAACACCTCCCGTTTTCTTTAAAGGATTTTTTTCATTAATCTGAAGAGAAGCTTTCTGTGCGCACCAGTAAATAAAAGCCATGCACCAGGCATATCCTTTACCAAGTCCGACGCTTCTTAAATAAATTTCGACTTCTGGTCCTGCGTTACTGTTTCTTGGCATTTCTTCGACACCAATCTGTGCCGTAGCAATTTCGATAGTTTTTTGAGCTAGTGTCATGAGCTTTTTCCGTTTAATTGTTTAAATTTTTGTAATTCGTCAACCAGTTGCTGGTTGATCAGCATGAGTTCTTTGTGCTGTGTTTCCATTTTTTTGATCGTTTCGGTAGCTGCGGTAAGTCGTGCGGTAATATCGTCTAGAAGATCACGGTAATATTTTACGGCGCTTACGGCATTGTCAAGTTCGGCTGCGCGGTCTTCTGCGAGTGATTTTCGCATAGAGAAAAACCAGGTAATAAAAGCGGCAAAAAATGCGGTTAGAGTGGGGTATAAAAACTGCTCCATTGAATGTGTTTAAAGTTGAATGTTGGGTTTAAAAATTGTTTTTTGAAAGACAACTTGAGAGTTGTTTTGGAAAGGAAGTCTATCTGGTTTTTTTTCCAGTTTCGTGGCTTATTTGTTTCCTTTTGAGATTGCAAAGATTGGGTAAAAAAAGCCCTAAATAAAATGGATGCAAGGTCTGCGAACATTTGTATTCTAGGGCTTTACAGAGTTGTAAGGAAAGCGAACAGAAGTCGATTTAGATGATGTAAATGTTACATCTTTGCATCACAAAAAGGATGCTTTTGAAGATAAAAAAAGAATGATTTTTTCTTTTATATGTATTAAGAAGACCTTTCCTGATTGCTCATAAGTTCTTCGATTTTTTTTAGTTCAGAAGTGATAGGTGTACAAAGAATTTCATACAAAGTAGTTCTGGAAATCGGATAAACCGGATAGACGTATTTACGCCAAACAACAGTAGTTGGAATGTCTTCCGTCTTATGTTTTTGATACAGCTCTTTAATGAGTTTGTAACGCATTAATTTATTTTTTTGAATTCCGAGACTTCTGTTTGAAGATATAGGCATGAGAGATAATATTTTGAATGATAGAAAAAAGAAAATTTTAAGAAGAACGAAGTTTGAAAAAGAGTTAATAGTTTAAATTATAAACAACATCATATTTAAGACAGCCAAACCATTTGATCATATTCAATAAATGGTTTTTACTTCCCGATGCCATTTTTATATTGAACCTCGTTCTGAGGTTGTATTTGTTAAATATTTATTTAACAATTTAGGTCAGCAAACTCCGCATGACAATCCTGTTTCCAAAACCTTTTTAGGTTTGGATTCCAATAGAAAGAATGAGTTTTGGCTGTTTATTATAAGGGCAGAAATCGCCCGTTTGTCGGTTCCTGATTCTCTTCAGAAAGAAGAAGAAACAGGAACCATTTTTATTTACCTGCTTTTTTGGCTGCAGGTTGAGAGGTCGTTTTTAGCCTTTGTAGGTGGTTGCTGTGTGTTTTTTGAATCTCGGATTTTTGATCACAATACTTTCGTACCGATTAAAAGCCAGTCGTTCTTTTTGGGATAAGTCATGGATGCAATTCCAGTTTCCGAGTCTGTCTTTAAAGATCGTATGTTCGTTTACTTGGTAGCTTTCATGATCTGTAATTGGCTTTATTTTTACGCTCATTCAGGTATTGTTTAAAAGTTGTTTTTAATTTGAAATAAAACCATTCTCTAAATAAAAGGATGGGTTTTAAATTGGTTATGATTAACAGAATCGTTAACAACAGTGATGAATAAATGTCGTGATTAAGCTGCATGATTTTGTTTGTTTTGCTGGTTAAAGAAATCAAAAGCATAGCCTTGTAAAAAATCTACAGAAGACATCGACAGCGGAATATTGGTTCTTACACCATTTTCATCAATTCGGCATGCCTCAATAAACCAGCTAGAACGTACAGGTTTAAATGCTGAAGCAATAATCTCTACACCATCTGTAAACTCTTCATTATTAAACTCCTTTGTGAGTTTTTGAAGTTCCAAAACTCGAGATCCTTTTAGATTTCCTTTGGCATCTTTTTTTAATAAATTGAAAACAATTTTAACCAACGAAGCCGTTTCTTTACTGGTAGAAAGTGACGAAATATAGTTTTGGACTTTTTCAATACCAATAGTTACGGTGTCGTCCCAGCCTTCATTAATGCGATAACCGATCGTGATTTCTTCTTTATCATTAGAAAAAGTATGCGACATTTGTTTCTCTTTAAAACCATACACCTGATTTTTTAAATCCAGAATAGTTTCAAACAGCCTGAAAGTTTCCGTTTTGGCATTTTGCATCATTTCAGAAGTTTGCTGTAATCTAGAAAGTGCTTTTGGAATCGTTTCGGCAACTAGTTTTTTATAAGCATCTCTTTCTTCATTTTTCTTGTTTTCAACTCGCTGAAGTGCTTCTTTTAATTGTTGCGCAGAAAATTGGGTTAAATCCATAACAGGTTTAAAATGGTTTGCAGTTGTAGTGTTCATAATAATTGGCTTTTAGTACATTAATATTTCTTCTTTAAATGGATCGGCATAATAAGGTTTGAAATTGTGGTGTAAAGCAAGTTTCGAAACCTCTTTTATTTTATTTTCAATAGTTGATGAAACAGGACGAGGAGAAGCTGCTTCATTATCAAGAATATGCATCCATTGAAAACGTTCCTGATTAATGCAGATTCTTTCTCCAGCTGTAAAAGTTTTGCTTCTTTCTGAACAATATTGAAGTGCCAGATATAATAATGCGATACGATCTTCGATTTGTGTTTTATTCATAATTTTTCTCTAATTGATTTTTTAATTTATTGATATCAGATTCGATTAAACTTCTTTCAGAACTGTTTGGATTTTCGATCAGCCAATTTTCCAGTTCCCTAATTTTTTCTTTGATTTTACTTGCTTCCATATTTTATTGATTTGAGTAAGAAATTAATAGTTTTTTTTATTGATTAATATTACACTTAATTCGTAGTTTAATTCCTATTGCTCGTAGTAGGCTTTTTTATGTTTTAAAGTTGTTTGATTGTTTTGTAATTTATTTTTAATCAATATATTGAGTGGTGTTTGTGATTTTGTTGTTCTTTATGTGATGCGAAAATTTGTTAACATTTCTGTTGTTTTTGAAATTTATTTTTCTTTACTTTGCAAATATAATGTAAAATAATACATTAAAACAAATTTTTAACGTAAAAAAATACGTCTTTTTATGGGGTCAACTGAAAGAATGCGCGAATACCTTGATTATAAAGGGATAACCAAATATAAGTTCTGTAATGATTTAGGCTTTTCTAATAAATTTTTAGATAATAGCAGTAATATGGGAACAGACAAAGCGTGTAAAATTTTACATCACTATCCGGAAATAAATTCGGAGTGGCTTTTGACGGGAAATGGGCCTATGATTAAGGAGGATAATACGAGTGTGGTGATTATGAGTAATGATAGAAAAACGGTTGATTCTATTCATATGAATCAGGAAATACCTTTGTATGATTTGGAAGCTGTTGCCGGATTAAGAGAGTTATTTAATAGCGGCGAACCACAAAGGGTTTTGGATACTATAAAAATTCCGAATCTGCCAAAATGTGATGGAGCAATTTCGGTTACAGGAGATAGTATGTATCCGTTGCTGAAATCGGGAGATATTGTTTTGTATAAAGAAACAGAATTCGAGAATATCTTTTTTGGAGAAATGTATCTTTTGAGTGTAAAACTAAATGATTGGGAAGAATACATTACAGTAAAATATGTTCAAAAATCTGATCAAGGTACGGAGTATGTGAAATTGGTAAGTCAGAATTCGCATCATCAGCCAAAAGATATTCATATTTCAAAAATATCAGCTTTAGCACTTATAAAAGCTAGTATCAGGATTAATACCATGATGTAAACTGTTTTGATTTTAAAAAAAAAAAGCCTTTAAATTTGATGTTTAAAGGCTTTTTTTTAGATTTCTTTTGAATTTTTTCTTCTGAAAACGAGATTGAAAGTCAATAATAAATATGCAAAAATTCGATAAAAACTAAGCAAAAACCGCAAAATTCACATTAAAAGTCAAAATGACAATAACTTATTAAAATCTAGTATTTGCTGAATTTTTCATTTTATTTTGGCGTTAAAAAAGAGATTTATTGAAAAAAAATTTTACTAAAACGTTTTTGTAAGCTGTAGTTGCATATATTTGCGATGTACTAAGTATTCAAAAATAAATTTGTTGCCAGATGAAAAAGATTACAATTAGAGATATTGCTAAACAGGCAGAAGTTTCTATTTCTACTGTGTCTTTTGTTATCAACGGAAAAGGCGAAAAAATGGCTATTAGTCCAACTGTAATCAAAAAGGTACAAGATGTAGCGCAAAAACTGCAATATAAACCAAGCATGATTGCGAGCAGTTTGAGAACAGGCAAAACAAGATCAATCGGACTTATTGTAGAAGATATCTCCAATCAGTTTTTTGCAGATTTGGCTAGAGTTATAGAAGACGAAGCAAAAAATATAGATTACAGAGTTTTTTACTGTAGTACAGGTGATGATAATAATCGTTCAGAAGAATTGGTGCAAAGTCTTTTACAAGCAAATGTTGAAGGGTTTATTATTACACCAACTCGAAATTTGGAGAAAACAATTGGCCAGCTTTTAAAACTTCAAAAGCCAGTGGTTTTAATTGACCGATATTTTGCCAATCAAAAAGTAAGTCACGTTCTAATGGATAATTATGAAGGATCTTACTCCGCAACTAAATTTTTAATCGGCAAAGGAAAAAAGAATATTGCCGTTGTGAATAATGAATCTGGAATGATTCAGATGAAATTAAGAGAGAAAGGATATGTAGATGCGTTAAAAGAAGAAGGAATTTATAACGAAAATTACACGCTTCATCTAGATTATCATATAAGTGAACAAAGCAGAATTGATGCGATAGTAAATTTCTTTAAGAAAAATAAAGAGATAGATGCGGTTCTTTTTTCAGCCAACTATCTCGGGCTTGCAGGACTCCAGGCTTTCAGGACTTTGAAATATAAAATTCCCGAAGACGTTTCTGTTATAAGCTTTGATGATCATGACAGCTTCAAATTGCATACACCTACAATTTCAGTCATCGCACAGCCCATTGAAGAAATTGCTGTCAAATCGATACAGCTGCTAATGAGTCAGATGACAAACTTTGAAGATTTCAAAATTGAAAAAGTTCTCAAGAGAGGAACTTTAATTGTCAGGGAATCAGTTTAAAAATTGAATTAAAAAAGTTGAGGCTTTTTTTTAATCATTTCACTAAAACGATTTAGTAAGAATAAAAATACAGCAGCAATTCAAAAAAGCTGCTTGTCGTGATATTGCAAACAGAGTACAATTTTTTATTAATTATTTAAAAACAAACAACAGATCAAATCAACAAAACAAAATCAAAACCAATAACCAAAAAAACGCTTATGAGACGAATATTAGCAGTGTTAGGAGTGATATTGCTTAGCAGTTTGAGTGCTGCCGCGCAAAATCGATTAATAACCGGTATAGTTACAGATGCAGAGAACAAGGGAATTGTCGGTGCATCAATCGAAGTTCAAGGAAAACCATTTAGTTCTATTACAGACGCCGAAGGCCGATTTAGAATGAATGTTCCCGAAGGGAAAGTTACCTTAAATGTATCTTCTATAGGGTTTCAGTCACAATCAGTGGCAGTGCAAGAAAAAGATACAAGAGTTGCAGTTACTTTAGTAGAAACTACGCAAGAATTAAAAGATGTTGTTGTAACTTCATTTGGAGTTAAAAAACAAAAGAAAAGTTTAGGTTACGCAGTTGGAGAACTAAAAGGCGAGGATCTGACAAAAAATAAAGAAATTAACTTAGGAAACGCTCTTCAAGGTAAAATTGCCGGAGTAAACGTTTCGGCGCCAGTTACAGGGCCTTCAGGTTCTAGCCGTGTGGTAATTCGTGGAGCAACTTCTGCCTCTGGACTTAATCAGCCGTTGTATGTGGTTGATGGAATTCCAATCGATAATACACAGCAGGGAAATGCCGGAATGTGGGGAGGTGCCGATAAAGGAGACGGTATGTCGTCTTTTAATCCAGACGATATCGCTTCGATGTCTGTATTAAAAGGTAGTGCGGCTTCTGCTCTTTATGGGTACAGAGGATCAAATGGTGTTATCTTAATTACAACTAAAAAGGGTAAAAACGGAACAGGAATTGGAGTAGATTTCAGTACAAATTCTGCTTTCAATACACCTGCAAGTCTTTTGAAATGGCAGGATCAATATGGTGCTGGAGCTCCAAATGCGAGTGGTGTGCCAACGAGATTTAACAATTTACAGGAACTTAGAGATTCTTATTATTTTGCGTGGGGTGATAAATATGACGGAACGCCTTCATTATCACTTGATGGAAAAACGAGACCTTATCAGGCTTATGGAAAAGATAATGTGGAGAATTTCTACAGAACTGGATATTCTTTCAGTAATACTTTAGCAATTTCTGGAGGAAATGAATCTACTAACTTTAGATTGTCTTTCGGAAATACTAAAGATGAATCTATTCTGCCAGAAACTACTTTCGGAAGAAACAACGTGGCTTTGAGCTTAAACTCGGCTCCAAATAAAAGAATCAGCATTGAAAGTAATGCTCAATATATTTCTGAGAAAAGCCATAATCGTCCATACTTAAATGATTCGCCAAGAAACCCTTCTTTTCCAACTACTTTCATGACACCAGGTTCAGATATTAGATGGTTAAGCAATCCTTATGATGCTAACGGAGGTGAAGAAGACTTTTTGGGAGCAAACGTATATCATACGAACCCTTATTTTGCTACAAAATCTCCTTTAAATGATGATCTTAGAAAGCGTTTTATTGGTTCTGCAAAAGTAAATTACAACATTACAGATAAAATTTATGCTAAAGCTGTAATTGGTATTGATGATATTAATTATGAATATACTGAAATTGAGCCTACTGGAATAAATTACAATCCAGGTGGATCTATTGAGAACAGAATTGAAACTCGTTCTGAGGTAAATGCTTCTGGTTTCTTAGGATACAAAGGAGATATTGCTAAAGATATTTCGTTGGATGCTTTTATTGGAGCAAACCGTCAGCATAACAGATATAGCGGGATCAAAATGAAAGGAAACAATTTTATTGTTCCATTCAAATATTTCTACGGAAATACGCAGCCTGATAAAACTGAAAAATTATTCTCAGAAAGTGAAGTGAATTCTCTTTTCTATTCTGCAGATCTTGGATACAAAGATTACTTGTTTCTTAGCTTAACAGGCCGTGAAGACTGGTTTTCAACTTTAGATCCTTCAAACAACAGTACTTTTTATCCTTCTGTAAGTTCAAGTTTTATTTATTCTGAAGTTATCGGTCTTCCAGAATGGATTTCTTATGGTAAGATTAGAGCAGGTTGGGGTAACGTAGGAGGTGCATTGCCAGATGCTTATGCTTTAGCATTGACTTACACTACACCAGATGGACAGACAGATTCATTAGGACAGCCAATTTTGGGTGTAAATGGAGAAACAATTCCAAACAGAACTCTAAAACCTTATAACGTAAGCACAATTGAGTTTGGTTTTGAGAATACATTCTTCAATAACAGAGTGAGTACAGATTTGACTTTCTACAGCAAAAAAACTACAAATGATATTACAGATGCTGATGTTTCTCAGGCTTCTGGTTATAGAACTACAAAAATCAATGTTGGAGAAATCCTAAACAAAGGGGTGGAGTTTGCTGTTAATGTGAAAGCCGTTAAGACGCCAAGTTTTTCTTGGAATGTAGGTTATAATTTTGCGTATAATGATAGTGAAGTTTTAAATCTTTCTGATAAAATCACAACAAAAACATTGGAAGGAAACAGAGATGGAAGAGCTAATGTAGTTTTAGAAAAAGGACAACCTTTTGGAGTGATTAAAGCGTATGATTATTTAAGAGATGCTAATGGAAATATAGTGCTTGGCACGGACGGAAAATTCTTAAGAGGAAATTTAATTATTGCAGGACAAGGTGTTGCGCCAATGTCTATGGGACTTTCAAATGATTTTTCATATAAAAGCTTTACACTTTCTGTTTTTGTTGATGCTAAATTCGGAGGAGAAATCTACTCGGCTACAAACCAGTTAGGAACACGTTACGGATTATCTGAAATTACACTTCCAGGTCGTGAAAATGGTGTTCAGGTAAGCGGAACAGATGTGAACGGAAACCCTGTTAATAAAACCGTTTCAGCATACGATTACTGGAGAAGCTACAGTGATGTAACCTCAAATTTTGTTTACGATGCTGATTTTGTTAAGCTTAGAGCAATTTCATTTGCTTACAATTTCCCAAAAGCATATTTGCAAAAAACACCATTCCAGTCTGTTAGTTTAGCATTTTCTGCTCATAATTTATGGACTATTTATGACAAAGTTCCAAACATCGATCCTGAGTCAAATTACTCAAACAGTAACGCTCAAGGTATGGAGAGAGCTTCTATGCCATTGACAAGAAACTATGGTTTTTCGCTTAATGTCAAATTCTAATTCTTAAAAAGATGAAAAATAGATATATCAAAATATTTTGTGTCGCAATTGTTGGTGCTTTGACATTGGCTTCATGCGATAAAGGATTCGAAGAAATGAATAAGAATCCAAATGCTTTAACAGATCCAGCTGTAAAATCAATGTTTACGCTTGCTGAGATTTATGTAGACGGACAAGATTTTTCTAACACAAGAGGAAACAATTTATACGCAGCACAAATTGTACAGCAGTTTTCTTCACTTGGAGGGCCAGGTTCAAAATATACGTACTCTTCTGAGTATTCTGCCGCTCTTTTTGGTGAAACTTATGGAAAAGGATTAAATCAGATTTTCCAATTATTATCTGTAGTAGAGAATACGCCAGAGAACTCAAATATGATTCAGGCATGTAGAATCATGAAAGTTTTCTTATTTCAAAAATTAACAGATACTTATGGTGAAGTTCCTTATTTTGACGCTGGAAAAGGATACAACGGAAACGTATTTTCTCCAAAATATGACACACAAGAAGCTATCTACAATGATCTTTTAAAGGAATTAGATGAAGCTGGAACTGCTCTAGATGCGGGGAAACCTTTCGTTGGAAATGCCGATTTGTACTACCAAAGTGATGTTGCAAGATGGAAAAAACTGGCAAACTCTTTAATGCTGAGAGTAGCAATGCGTCTGTCTAAGGTAAACCCTGCAAAAGCAAAAGAATTTGTAGAAAAAGCTTATTCAAAAGGAGTTTTTACTTCAAATGATGACAGTTTGGTTTTAAAACACGATGCAGGTCCTGCAGGAGTAAAAACCAATCCAATTACATCTTCTTGGGTTAGAAACGATTTGAACGGAGGAGAATCTAACATTAAATTTAGTAAAACGTTTATCGATATGTTGAAAAACACAAATGATCCACGTTTAAGAATTTATGCAAAACTGGAAGCAACTGGAGATAATAACCCTGCAAGTCAGCAAGGTTTGGCAAATGATGCAAAAGAATTTCCAGGAGGAGACAAAAAATTGTTCTCAGACCCAAACACTTCTACAGTATTGCGTTTAGATGCTCCAACATTAATTATGTCTTATGCTGAGGTTCAGTTTTTATTGGCAGAAGCCGCAGTAAAAGGATGGAACGTTGGCGGATCGGCTCAAACGTATTATGAAAATGGAGTAAGAGGCGCTATGAATATTTTAGCAATTTTTGGAGATAAAGTGCCTTTGGTTTCGCCAGCAGAATACAATACTTACATTACAACATATCCATTTAAATCTACAGGAACAGAAGCGCAGAAAATCGAACAGATTATCACGCAAAAATGGATTGTATTATTATTCAATGGTTTTGAGGCATTTTCAGAATATAGAAGAACAGGTTACCCAGTTTTAGTTCCTGTTAATGATCCAACAGGAGAAACTCAGGGAACGATTCCGAGAAGATTAATTTATGATCAGTCAGAACTTATTACAAACGAGGCTAATTATAAAGAAGCAATTCAACGTCAAGGTTTAGATTTAATGACCACAAGAATCTGGTGGGATAAATAATTTTTAAATTGGTTGGTTAGTTAAGATAAGTCGGGTAATGAGCATACCCGGCTTATTTTTAAAATCTGCAATTGATTGATCTGAAAAGTAAATATTTGAAAAGTTATTTTATAGATTCAAATACCTTTTTTTTCGCATAAAACAAATTTTGGTTCTGCTGAAAAAGATGGATTTTATTTTCTGTATTTTAAAAATTTCAAAATACTATACTTAAAGTTTATTTCAATTATTTGAATTTAAAACAATCCATATCAAAATAAAATAAAGTATAAGGCAGTGGTAAAGAAGATATTTCTAGTTGTATTTTAGAGTTACTAACAAAGAATAAATTCTAAAGAGAAGGAATAGGTGCGGTCAGTTCTTTCCTTCTCTAAAACTGCCAAATTACCAGATTACTTACCTTTTTAGTAATTTTAGAAGGTATTAATATATTACTCAGTAAAATGAATTATCAAAATAAACTTCATTGGATAATGTCCTTATTTCTGGCAGGTTTTACATCAATTGTCTTTTCGCAGAAAATTGATTTAAAAAACAATTGGACATACCGTGAAGAAAAAACGCAAAAATGGTATTCGGCTAGTGTTCCAGGAGAAATTCATACCGATTTGCTCAACAGCAAATTAATACCAGATCCATTTTACAGAGATAATGAAAAAAAACTGCAATGGATTGAACGCAAAAACTGGGAATACAAAACTGCTTTTCAGGTTACAGCAAATATGCTGAAAAAGAAAAACACAGAATTAGTTTTTGACGGATTAGATACTTATGCATCAGTATATTTAAACAATCAATTGGTTTTAAAAGCTGATAATATGTTCCGTCAATGGAGAGTTGACGTTAAGAAAGTCTTGAAATCAGGAAATAATGATTTGCGAATCGTATTTCAATCAGCACAAAATGTAGTTGATTCATTGGCAAAAAAAGATTATCCATTTGTAATTCCAGACAATCCGCGCGCTTATGTTCGTAAAGCGCAATACCATTTTGGCTGGGATTGGGGACCAAAATTTACAACTTGCGGAATCTGGAAAACGCCAAGATTTGAAGCTTACGATGAAAAAGAACCTGAGAAACCGTATGTTTTAAATCGAAAGATTGAATTAATACAAGAGCCAGATAGTTTGGGCAGATCTTTCTATTTTAAAATTGATGGAAAACCAGTTTACATGAAAGGAGCGAATTATATTCCATCAGACGCTTTTCTTTCGAAAGTGACCAAAAAAGAATATGAAAAAATAGTCTTATCTGCCAAAGAAGCCAATATGAACATGCTTCGCGTTTGGGGCGGAGGTATTTACGAAGACGACTATTTCTACGATTTGTGCGATAAATACGGAATAAATGTCTGGCAGGATTTTATGTTTGCAGGCACAATGGTTCCGGGAGACGATGCTTTTTTTGAAAATGTAAAAAAAGAAGTCCAATATCAGGTAAAGAGATTGCGCCATCATCCAAGCATCGTTTTATGGTGTGGAAACAACGAATCTGATGAAGCCTTTAAAAATTGGGGCTG from Flavobacterium sp. KACC 22763 includes these protein-coding regions:
- a CDS encoding CHAP domain-containing protein: MTLAQKTIEIATAQIGVEEMPRNSNAGPEVEIYLRSVGLGKGYAWCMAFIYWCAQKASLQINEKNPLKKTGGVLDQYNSRPLLVKKTPQPGDVFIMDFNNGTGHAGFVEKITGNTIYTIEGNTNDSGGREGYKVARRKRDIKSIKGFLRL
- a CDS encoding SusD/RagB family nutrient-binding outer membrane lipoprotein: MKNRYIKIFCVAIVGALTLASCDKGFEEMNKNPNALTDPAVKSMFTLAEIYVDGQDFSNTRGNNLYAAQIVQQFSSLGGPGSKYTYSSEYSAALFGETYGKGLNQIFQLLSVVENTPENSNMIQACRIMKVFLFQKLTDTYGEVPYFDAGKGYNGNVFSPKYDTQEAIYNDLLKELDEAGTALDAGKPFVGNADLYYQSDVARWKKLANSLMLRVAMRLSKVNPAKAKEFVEKAYSKGVFTSNDDSLVLKHDAGPAGVKTNPITSSWVRNDLNGGESNIKFSKTFIDMLKNTNDPRLRIYAKLEATGDNNPASQQGLANDAKEFPGGDKKLFSDPNTSTVLRLDAPTLIMSYAEVQFLLAEAAVKGWNVGGSAQTYYENGVRGAMNILAIFGDKVPLVSPAEYNTYITTYPFKSTGTEAQKIEQIITQKWIVLLFNGFEAFSEYRRTGYPVLVPVNDPTGETQGTIPRRLIYDQSELITNEANYKEAIQRQGLDLMTTRIWWDK
- a CDS encoding LacI family DNA-binding transcriptional regulator, whose protein sequence is MKKITIRDIAKQAEVSISTVSFVINGKGEKMAISPTVIKKVQDVAQKLQYKPSMIASSLRTGKTRSIGLIVEDISNQFFADLARVIEDEAKNIDYRVFYCSTGDDNNRSEELVQSLLQANVEGFIITPTRNLEKTIGQLLKLQKPVVLIDRYFANQKVSHVLMDNYEGSYSATKFLIGKGKKNIAVVNNESGMIQMKLREKGYVDALKEEGIYNENYTLHLDYHISEQSRIDAIVNFFKKNKEIDAVLFSANYLGLAGLQAFRTLKYKIPEDVSVISFDDHDSFKLHTPTISVIAQPIEEIAVKSIQLLMSQMTNFEDFKIEKVLKRGTLIVRESV
- a CDS encoding SusC/RagA family TonB-linked outer membrane protein, translating into MRRILAVLGVILLSSLSAAAQNRLITGIVTDAENKGIVGASIEVQGKPFSSITDAEGRFRMNVPEGKVTLNVSSIGFQSQSVAVQEKDTRVAVTLVETTQELKDVVVTSFGVKKQKKSLGYAVGELKGEDLTKNKEINLGNALQGKIAGVNVSAPVTGPSGSSRVVIRGATSASGLNQPLYVVDGIPIDNTQQGNAGMWGGADKGDGMSSFNPDDIASMSVLKGSAASALYGYRGSNGVILITTKKGKNGTGIGVDFSTNSAFNTPASLLKWQDQYGAGAPNASGVPTRFNNLQELRDSYYFAWGDKYDGTPSLSLDGKTRPYQAYGKDNVENFYRTGYSFSNTLAISGGNESTNFRLSFGNTKDESILPETTFGRNNVALSLNSAPNKRISIESNAQYISEKSHNRPYLNDSPRNPSFPTTFMTPGSDIRWLSNPYDANGGEEDFLGANVYHTNPYFATKSPLNDDLRKRFIGSAKVNYNITDKIYAKAVIGIDDINYEYTEIEPTGINYNPGGSIENRIETRSEVNASGFLGYKGDIAKDISLDAFIGANRQHNRYSGIKMKGNNFIVPFKYFYGNTQPDKTEKLFSESEVNSLFYSADLGYKDYLFLSLTGREDWFSTLDPSNNSTFYPSVSSSFIYSEVIGLPEWISYGKIRAGWGNVGGALPDAYALALTYTTPDGQTDSLGQPILGVNGETIPNRTLKPYNVSTIEFGFENTFFNNRVSTDLTFYSKKTTNDITDADVSQASGYRTTKINVGEILNKGVEFAVNVKAVKTPSFSWNVGYNFAYNDSEVLNLSDKITTKTLEGNRDGRANVVLEKGQPFGVIKAYDYLRDANGNIVLGTDGKFLRGNLIIAGQGVAPMSMGLSNDFSYKSFTLSVFVDAKFGGEIYSATNQLGTRYGLSEITLPGRENGVQVSGTDVNGNPVNKTVSAYDYWRSYSDVTSNFVYDADFVKLRAISFAYNFPKAYLQKTPFQSVSLAFSAHNLWTIYDKVPNIDPESNYSNSNAQGMERASMPLTRNYGFSLNVKF
- a CDS encoding cell wall anchor protein, which gives rise to MEQFLYPTLTAFFAAFITWFFSMRKSLAEDRAAELDNAVSAVKYYRDLLDDITARLTAATETIKKMETQHKELMLINQQLVDELQKFKQLNGKSS
- a CDS encoding DUF3164 family protein, encoding MNTTTANHFKPVMDLTQFSAQQLKEALQRVENKKNEERDAYKKLVAETIPKALSRLQQTSEMMQNAKTETFRLFETILDLKNQVYGFKEKQMSHTFSNDKEEITIGYRINEGWDDTVTIGIEKVQNYISSLSTSKETASLVKIVFNLLKKDAKGNLKGSRVLELQKLTKEFNNEEFTDGVEIIASAFKPVRSSWFIEACRIDENGVRTNIPLSMSSVDFLQGYAFDFFNQQNKQNHAA
- a CDS encoding S24 family peptidase — protein: MGSTERMREYLDYKGITKYKFCNDLGFSNKFLDNSSNMGTDKACKILHHYPEINSEWLLTGNGPMIKEDNTSVVIMSNDRKTVDSIHMNQEIPLYDLEAVAGLRELFNSGEPQRVLDTIKIPNLPKCDGAISVTGDSMYPLLKSGDIVLYKETEFENIFFGEMYLLSVKLNDWEEYITVKYVQKSDQGTEYVKLVSQNSHHQPKDIHISKISALALIKASIRINTMM